GCTCCACTTCGGCTTTGGCTTCTGCTATTTCTCGGTCACGCTTTTCATTCATGAGCAAAGCTATTTCGTGGTCTGACTCGATGCGCTCGGCCAGTGCTTTGTCGAAAGCCTCGTTCATCTCCAGCGCTTCGGTGTGCCACGCCTGCATCTGCTGTACGGCCTTAATGCGAGCCTGTTCTGCTTCCCACTCAGTTACTGGCTTGCGGATTTCGACGGCCAATTCATCCAGCGCCTCACGTACTTTACGGCGACTGGCATCGACCAGGGCGGGCCGCTTTTTCATCTCAGCAACGAGGTTTTTACCTGCATCGTCAATCATCACTTTCGTGCTTCTGACATTTGCGGCCATGCTGATATAAACTTTACGCCCCTTGGCGGTGTTGATATCACCAACAACCGCTGATGCTTTGTCACGTATATTTTCAATGAGGCCATCAATAAAGGCGTTGTCGATAAATGCAATCTCAAGTTCAGCCGGTACGCTGGGTAGGTTAGCTAGCGCAACCTCCGATTTTTCATCATTCATGATGTAGCTCCTGTTAATTGGCCTCAAGAGGCCAGGCTGATTTCTTTTTGATGGGTATAATTGCCGTCCCAGTTAACTTTCATGGGTAATGACCCTTTGCGGTAAAGGGTGTAGATCCGTTCAGCCCCTTTCTGTAGCAACACGGGTTGATACTTGATGAAGTCCTCACCGCCGTGAACGCTGATTTTGGACTGGTGCTCGGTGAGATATCTGTCGCGGGCATAGGATGTTGACCGCCAACGGGTGCCTGACTTGCTTTCGTTGTAAAGCCAGTTGCGATCTGCCAACCAGTGGTTAACCTGCTGGGTGTTGACGCCGTTGAGCATTTTGCAGAACTGTGTAGGTGTCATGCCGTCTTTAAACAGGTTTTTGAGGTCTTTAATCTCGGCCTGCTGTTCCTGGGTGACCAAGGTCAGGCGTTGGGTTTCTTCTACGAACTCAGCGGCAAGTCGCAGGGCTTCAGGGTAGGTTTGCGGTATGGCGTGTTCATTAGAGATTGCCTGTTGTTCGAGTTCTTGCCAGCGCTGGATAACCCGCATGCGGTGAACGGCACTGTAGCCGGTGAGTAGACAGATGGTGTGGTCACGTCCGAGTAGGAATTCCCGGTATTTCTGCCCGTTTTGGGGGTGTGTCCAAAAATGGGCATACCCTTCCGGGTCGTCTCCAAGGTCAACCAACATAGTTTCAATATCTCTTAAAACATGGCGATGATGTTTTTCGGTCAGATCCGCAATCTCACGGCTGGACATGGTTAAAATGCGTTCAGATACTAAATTTTGCATGAGAAAATACCTCAATAATTAAATTGATGAAGATGGAACCCCGGTACGCTACCGGGGTGGGTCAGTGATTAATGGTGGCGGTGCTGGAGGCGAAGCAATGCAGCTTCTTCAAATTTCCTCAGTACCTGAACGCCGCGCGGGGTAATTTGCAGTGCGTCAAAGTCACTTTGCACTTTGCAGGCAATGGCTTCGTAGGCGTTGCGATCACGCACAACCTTGCGCATCACGTCTTTTTCAAACTGGCATATCAGTTCGCTAGCCTGACTGGTGATGGTAAGGATGCGCCGGCATTCATCAGTGAGAACAGGGATGTCCTCAACAGAGAAGGGAAAAGGTGAAGGTGTACCGGTGGCCTGACGCAGGGCATGCCATATGGCTGCGTTCCAGCCTGCCTGAAATTTAAAACGAGCCGTCACACACCTGATAAGCCATCTAAGGTTGGCGATGTCGTTGTTGTCGAGGGGTTCGACATTCTGACGGGAATAACCGCTGTGTGGTTGGTTCATCAACTGCTTTTCGCACTCAATGAAATAGCGGCGCACCTGACGGCCTTTATCGTTGCGTTCGACCATGGCCAGTTCTTTGGCGGTGTCGAGGGTGAGGTGGTAGTCTTTACGGCGGCGACCTAAAGAGTTTTTTCCAGATTCGGAAAAAATTATGAAGTCCTGATTTTCTATGAAACCATACTCGGAAATACGCGCCGTGATCCAGGCGGCAAACACCTTGCCTATACCCAGGAATTTATGCAGATCACGAGCA
The sequence above is drawn from the Serratia symbiotica genome and encodes:
- a CDS encoding antA/AntB antirepressor family protein: MTTQLIPVFHGAISNETTLLCNARDLHKFLGIGKVFAAWITARISEYGFIENQDFIIFSESGKNSLGRRRKDYHLTLDTAKELAMVERNDKGRQVRRYFIECEKQLMNQPHSGYSRQNVEPLDNNDIANLRWLIRCVTARFKFQAGWNAAIWHALRQATGTPSPFPFSVEDIPVLTDECRRILTITSQASELICQFEKDVMRKVVRDRNAYEAIACKVQSDFDALQITPRGVQVLRKFEEAALLRLQHRHH
- a CDS encoding Rha family transcriptional regulator; this encodes MQNLVSERILTMSSREIADLTEKHHRHVLRDIETMLVDLGDDPEGYAHFWTHPQNGQKYREFLLGRDHTICLLTGYSAVHRMRVIQRWQELEQQAISNEHAIPQTYPEALRLAAEFVEETQRLTLVTQEQQAEIKDLKNLFKDGMTPTQFCKMLNGVNTQQVNHWLADRNWLYNESKSGTRWRSTSYARDRYLTEHQSKISVHGGEDFIKYQPVLLQKGAERIYTLYRKGSLPMKVNWDGNYTHQKEISLAS